Proteins encoded in a region of the Rhizobium sp. CC-YZS058 genome:
- a CDS encoding c-type cytochrome produces the protein MRLRLRHLVATLIALPVLGLLVGWLGLVPIGASGGHWAATDWFLHWVMRNSVRTAALGTATPPLEDPAMLPLGAGHFEVGCAVCHGSPAQDRSAAALAMLPPPPVLSEVVPTWTDAQLFEIVQHGVRFTGMPYWPVRNREDEVWSIVAFLRQLPEMDAATYRQFAGLAETTPGAVEPPALTCDGCHAEERLTGRSLIPSLAGQSEAYLLDSLRAYSEGTRASGVMAVAISALKDEELPALASAYAERARRRQEPAEAKPAMAELGRKLAELGDPARRIPACLSCHEKPDANPAFPRLSGQSAPYLQSQLRLFVAKTRGGGPYRQLMQQAAEHLEEADIQALAAYFSARP, from the coding sequence ATGAGGCTGCGTCTCAGACATCTCGTTGCAACACTGATCGCCCTGCCGGTTCTCGGCCTTCTCGTCGGATGGCTGGGCCTGGTGCCGATCGGCGCCTCGGGCGGCCATTGGGCGGCAACCGACTGGTTCCTGCACTGGGTCATGCGCAATTCCGTGCGCACCGCCGCGCTCGGCACCGCTACGCCGCCGCTGGAGGATCCAGCCATGCTGCCGCTTGGTGCCGGGCACTTCGAGGTCGGCTGCGCCGTCTGCCACGGATCGCCGGCGCAGGATCGCTCGGCCGCAGCCCTTGCCATGCTGCCGCCGCCGCCGGTCTTAAGCGAGGTCGTGCCGACCTGGACCGACGCGCAACTGTTCGAAATCGTCCAGCACGGTGTCCGCTTCACCGGCATGCCCTACTGGCCGGTGCGCAATCGCGAGGATGAGGTCTGGTCGATCGTCGCCTTCCTGCGCCAGCTGCCGGAGATGGATGCCGCGACCTATCGCCAGTTCGCGGGCCTCGCCGAGACCACGCCCGGCGCGGTCGAGCCGCCGGCGCTGACCTGCGATGGATGCCACGCCGAGGAGCGGCTGACCGGCCGCAGCCTCATCCCCTCGCTTGCCGGGCAGTCGGAGGCCTATCTGCTCGACAGCCTGCGCGCCTATAGCGAGGGGACGCGGGCAAGCGGCGTCATGGCAGTGGCGATCAGCGCGCTGAAAGACGAGGAGCTGCCGGCGTTGGCCTCCGCCTATGCCGAGCGCGCCCGTCGACGCCAGGAGCCGGCCGAGGCGAAGCCGGCGATGGCCGAGCTCGGACGAAAGCTCGCCGAACTGGGCGACCCCGCACGCCGCATCCCCGCCTGCCTCTCCTGCCACGAAAAACCGGACGCCAACCCCGCCTTCCCCCGCCTCTCCGGCCAGTCCGCCCCCTATCTGCAAAGCCAGCTGCGCCTCTTCGTCGCCAAGACCCGCGGCGGCGGGCCCTATCGCCAGCTGATGCAGCAGGCCGCCGAACATCTGGAGGAAGCCGACATCCAGGCCCTGGCCGCCTATTTCTCAGCGCGGCCGTGA
- a CDS encoding cytochrome c oxidase assembly protein, whose product MTAPRRSLLLAGLFVSALIVVAIAASWGEGSFAAHMVIHMALVAIAAPLLAAALSGTTYDVTRHLSWLTPLNASLLELLIVWLWHVPAMRVLAESHAIFALLEQAMFLGGGLLLWFACLGGRADGRMGRQLAGAIGLVFTSMHMTLLGVLLALSPRPLYASGTVTCFGLPLSAELDQQAGGVVMLLVGAVSYLVGGVALLAGILGPDAAERDMTGRIREDAA is encoded by the coding sequence ATGACCGCGCCGCGCCGTTCCCTCCTCCTTGCCGGCCTCTTCGTGTCCGCCCTGATCGTGGTGGCGATCGCGGCGAGTTGGGGGGAAGGCTCCTTTGCCGCGCATATGGTGATCCATATGGCGCTCGTCGCCATTGCCGCGCCGCTGCTGGCAGCCGCCCTTTCGGGCACGACATACGATGTCACGCGTCACCTCTCCTGGCTGACGCCGCTTAATGCCTCGCTCCTCGAACTGCTCATCGTCTGGCTCTGGCATGTGCCGGCCATGCGGGTGCTGGCGGAAAGCCACGCCATCTTCGCGCTCCTGGAACAGGCGATGTTCCTCGGCGGCGGCCTACTCTTGTGGTTCGCCTGTCTGGGCGGGCGGGCCGATGGGCGGATGGGTCGGCAACTGGCAGGCGCGATCGGACTCGTCTTCACCTCCATGCACATGACGCTGCTCGGCGTGCTGCTCGCCCTCAGTCCCCGCCCGCTCTATGCCAGCGGCACGGTCACCTGCTTCGGCCTGCCGCTCAGCGCCGAACTCGACCAGCAGGCAGGCGGCGTGGTGATGCTGCTCGTCGGTGCCGTTTCCTATCTTGTCGGCGGCGTTGCGCTGCTCGCGGGCATTCTCGGCCCCGATGCCGCCGAGCGGGACATGACCGGCCGGATCAGGGAGGATGCCGCATGA
- the ctaD gene encoding cytochrome c oxidase subunit I, with protein sequence MSSVDLASLKENEFSEEEREAQEERLRAVWETPKGWRYWTSVNNTEIGLWYGATAFIFMLFAGLLGLMVRVQLAVPENSFISADLFNQAFTLHGTIMMFLFAVPIFEAVAVYLLPSMLGTRELPFPRLSAFGYWSFALGGVFVCGSIFFNAAPNTGWFMYPPLATDKETAGIGADIWLLGLSFIEVASIAAAVELIVGIMKCRAPGMRINMMPLFAWYLLIVAGMILFAFPPLIAGDILFEMERMFNWPFFDVARGGDPLLWQHLFWIFGHPEVYIIFLPAIAIMAMVVPTFSRRPIVGYSWIVLAAVGTGFLSFGLWVHHMFATGLPQMSLAFFSAASEAVAIPTGVQIFVFIATMLAGRVIFSTPMLFGAGGLAIFIIGGLTGVMVALVPFDWQAHDTYFVVAHLHYVLIGGMLFPVVAGIYYYYPLLDGKKLSDRLGKIAFWLMFVGFNTAFFPMHFAGLRGMPRRVFTYPADIGWDWFNLISTIGAFIFAAGVGTVLIDVVRPKGKQPRCGDNPWGSGTLEFISEPDETWGVRSVPIITSRYPVWDQPNLIEKMRAARYFLPDAKSGARETLVTTVLDARPVQCLRVGGTSIVTMVAAFMLGGVFIALTFHWWIPTILFAIGTLIAILYWLWTGTAEVPKEEDYDVGMGVRLPVYASGPDSVGWWAMFITMVGDGTAYASLIFSYFFFWTIHDDFTNGIEGPGAVWPMVALTAFALAWAGMLAARRVNRAEQRQMTQVLLALSALLALAGCLAGLAGPFLAGMDPTQHSYPAIVWVVAIWTVVHGAVGVLMQLYCLARSLTGRLTARYDMDLGNVVLYWHFMVITAVTAFAVIGLFPLVRA encoded by the coding sequence ATGAGCAGCGTCGATCTGGCGAGCCTGAAGGAAAACGAGTTCTCGGAGGAGGAGCGCGAGGCGCAGGAGGAGCGGCTGCGCGCTGTGTGGGAAACGCCGAAGGGCTGGCGCTACTGGACCTCGGTCAACAACACCGAAATCGGCCTCTGGTACGGCGCCACCGCCTTCATCTTCATGCTGTTTGCCGGCCTGCTCGGCCTCATGGTGCGCGTGCAGCTCGCCGTGCCGGAGAACAGCTTCATCTCCGCCGATCTCTTCAACCAGGCCTTCACGCTGCACGGGACCATCATGATGTTCCTGTTTGCCGTGCCGATCTTCGAGGCGGTGGCCGTCTATCTCCTGCCCTCGATGCTTGGCACGCGCGAGCTGCCCTTCCCGCGGCTCTCCGCCTTCGGCTATTGGAGTTTCGCGCTCGGCGGCGTCTTCGTCTGCGGCTCGATCTTCTTCAATGCCGCGCCCAACACCGGCTGGTTCATGTACCCGCCGCTCGCCACAGACAAGGAAACGGCCGGCATCGGCGCCGACATCTGGCTGCTCGGCCTCTCCTTCATCGAGGTGGCCTCGATCGCCGCGGCCGTGGAGCTGATCGTCGGCATCATGAAATGCCGGGCGCCCGGCATGCGCATCAACATGATGCCGCTCTTTGCCTGGTATCTGCTGATCGTGGCGGGCATGATCCTCTTCGCCTTCCCGCCGCTGATCGCCGGCGACATCCTGTTCGAGATGGAACGGATGTTCAACTGGCCGTTCTTCGACGTCGCGCGCGGCGGCGATCCGCTGCTCTGGCAACACCTCTTCTGGATCTTCGGCCATCCGGAGGTCTACATCATCTTCCTGCCGGCCATCGCCATCATGGCCATGGTGGTCCCGACCTTCTCGCGCCGGCCGATCGTCGGCTATTCCTGGATCGTGCTTGCTGCCGTGGGTACCGGTTTCTTGAGCTTCGGCCTGTGGGTCCACCACATGTTCGCGACCGGCCTGCCGCAAATGTCGCTCGCCTTCTTCTCGGCCGCGTCCGAAGCCGTGGCAATCCCGACAGGGGTGCAGATCTTCGTCTTCATCGCCACCATGCTCGCCGGCCGGGTCATCTTCTCGACACCGATGCTGTTCGGAGCGGGCGGGCTGGCGATCTTCATCATCGGCGGGCTGACCGGCGTCATGGTGGCGCTGGTGCCCTTCGACTGGCAGGCGCATGATACTTATTTCGTCGTGGCCCATCTCCATTACGTGCTGATCGGCGGCATGCTCTTCCCGGTCGTTGCCGGCATCTACTACTACTACCCCCTGCTCGACGGAAAGAAGCTCTCCGACCGGCTCGGCAAGATCGCCTTCTGGCTGATGTTCGTCGGCTTCAACACCGCCTTCTTTCCCATGCATTTCGCCGGATTGCGCGGCATGCCGCGCCGGGTCTTCACCTATCCCGCCGATATTGGCTGGGACTGGTTCAACCTGATCTCGACCATCGGCGCCTTCATCTTCGCGGCCGGCGTCGGCACGGTGCTGATCGATGTCGTGCGCCCCAAGGGGAAACAGCCGCGCTGCGGCGACAATCCCTGGGGCTCCGGCACGCTGGAATTCATCTCCGAGCCGGATGAAACCTGGGGCGTGCGTTCGGTGCCGATCATCACCAGCCGCTACCCGGTCTGGGATCAGCCCAATCTCATCGAAAAAATGCGGGCTGCCCGCTACTTCCTGCCGGACGCCAAATCGGGTGCGCGCGAAACGCTGGTGACGACGGTGCTGGATGCGCGGCCGGTGCAATGCCTGCGCGTCGGCGGCACCTCGATCGTCACCATGGTCGCGGCCTTCATGCTTGGCGGCGTCTTCATCGCGCTCACCTTCCACTGGTGGATTCCGACCATCCTCTTCGCCATCGGCACGCTCATCGCCATCCTCTACTGGCTGTGGACGGGAACGGCCGAAGTGCCGAAGGAGGAGGACTATGATGTCGGCATGGGCGTGCGCCTGCCGGTCTATGCCTCCGGTCCGGATTCGGTCGGCTGGTGGGCCATGTTCATCACCATGGTCGGCGACGGCACCGCCTATGCGAGCCTGATCTTCTCCTATTTCTTCTTCTGGACCATCCATGACGACTTCACCAACGGCATCGAGGGACCGGGCGCCGTCTGGCCGATGGTGGCGCTCACCGCCTTTGCGCTGGCCTGGGCAGGCATGCTTGCGGCGCGGCGCGTCAACAGGGCCGAGCAGCGCCAGATGACGCAGGTCCTGCTCGCCCTCTCGGCGCTGCTTGCGCTTGCCGGCTGCCTCGCCGGGCTTGCCGGGCCCTTTCTCGCCGGCATGGACCCGACCCAGCATTCCTATCCGGCCATCGTTTGGGTGGTGGCGATCTGGACCGTCGTGCATGGCGCGGTGGGTGTCCTCATGCAGCTCTATTGCCTGGCCCGCAGCCTCACCGGCCGGCTGACGGCGCGCTACGACATGGATCTCGGCAATGTCGTGCTTTACTGGCACTTCATGGTGATCACCGCCGTCACCGCCTTCGCGGTCATCGGCCTCTTCCCGCTGGTGAGGGCGTGA
- the coxB gene encoding cytochrome c oxidase subunit II codes for MPGNAPPSASTGRCRPPVLITLALVAPLATPLSGCSGRQSALDPAGTEAGAVHDLFFVMLIGGAVIWTLVMALLLYAGRSRPEPVSAKTANRLILWGGVAFPVTVLFLLLAYAVWLMPQVRPWLGAGPTGEPQIEATGEQFWWRLRYLEGPGQPGFETANELRLPVGERTIFALEAADVIHSFWIPTLGGKMDMIPGRTNILSLEPTRTGTFRGPCAEFCGTSHALMAFTVVVMERADYDSWRAAQAAGHPAVPQALQAGRDLFFRHGCAACHAINGTAAIGRVGPDLTRIASRGTLAAGTLSNTPDNLARFIRDPGAVKPGVKMPAYTMLPAAEIDAIAAYLGDLR; via the coding sequence CTGCCTGGGAACGCACCTCCGTCCGCATCCACCGGGCGCTGTCGTCCGCCGGTTCTGATTACGCTCGCCCTTGTCGCTCCGCTTGCGACCCCCCTTTCCGGATGCAGCGGTCGGCAGTCTGCGCTCGACCCGGCGGGAACCGAGGCAGGCGCGGTCCACGACCTCTTCTTCGTCATGCTGATCGGCGGCGCGGTTATCTGGACGCTGGTCATGGCCCTTCTGCTCTATGCCGGCCGCAGCCGCCCGGAGCCCGTCTCCGCCAAGACGGCCAACCGGCTGATCCTGTGGGGCGGCGTCGCCTTTCCCGTCACCGTGCTTTTCCTGCTGCTCGCCTATGCCGTCTGGCTGATGCCGCAGGTCAGGCCCTGGCTCGGCGCCGGGCCCACGGGCGAGCCGCAGATCGAGGCGACGGGCGAACAGTTCTGGTGGCGGCTGCGCTATCTGGAAGGGCCAGGCCAGCCGGGCTTCGAGACCGCCAACGAGCTGCGCCTGCCGGTCGGCGAGCGGACGATCTTTGCCCTTGAAGCGGCCGACGTCATCCACTCCTTCTGGATTCCGACGCTCGGCGGCAAGATGGACATGATCCCCGGCCGCACCAACATCCTGTCGCTGGAGCCGACCCGGACCGGCACCTTCCGCGGGCCCTGCGCCGAGTTCTGCGGAACCTCCCATGCGCTGATGGCCTTCACCGTGGTGGTCATGGAGCGGGCCGACTATGACAGCTGGCGGGCAGCACAAGCGGCGGGCCATCCCGCCGTGCCGCAAGCGCTGCAGGCCGGGCGCGATCTCTTCTTCCGCCATGGCTGCGCGGCCTGCCACGCGATCAACGGCACGGCGGCGATCGGCCGTGTCGGGCCGGACCTGACCCGGATCGCCAGCCGCGGCACGCTTGCCGCCGGCACGCTGTCGAACACGCCGGACAACCTCGCCCGCTTCATCCGCGATCCGGGCGCCGTCAAGCCGGGCGTGAAGATGCCCGCCTATACCATGCTGCCTGCGGCCGAGATCGATGCCATCGCCGCCTATCTCGGAGACTTGCGATGA
- a CDS encoding FdhF/YdeP family oxidoreductase yields MSEVPKITTYTGAAGGWGSVKSLLRQAKENGRPASVIRGLALQNKPDGFACVSCAWAKPAKPHPAEFCENGAKATFWELTPDRATPELFAKHTVEEMKGWDDYTLERTGRLTHPMRYDAATDRYVETSWEDAFRAIGRELKEIRAQDPKRTVFYASGRASLETSYMYALMARLYGNNNLPDSSNMCHESTSVGLAESIGQPVGSVRLSDFDQADAMFFFGQNPGSNSPRMLHQLQEAVQRGARIVTFNPLKERGLERFVNPQSPLQMTVEHATEISCQYHQVKAGGDIAAIVGMAKAVIEADDVDLAKGGSGVLDREFLAEHTQGAQAFIDYVRAQEWSELERESGLPRAAMTEAAGVYLTSKAVMGIYGMGLTQHKRGVETVQVLVNLLMLRGNLGRDGAGICPVRGHSNVQGQRTVGIAEKAHLVPLDRLAELYDFEPPREDGLSTVDACQGIIDGTVDAFIGLGGNFLRAVPEQRLMEEHWPKMRLTVQVATKLNRGHLFNGRVAYLLPCLGRTEIDRQATGPQTVSMEDSTSCFHGSRGFHEPASPHLLSEPRIVAELAKSCLEPNPKVPWDGWVANYATARDAIEATYPDLFKDFNARMHTPGGMEKPLPVRDRIWKTESGKAEFKLPGALSASFAEDGPDVLRLMTLRSNDQFNTTVYGYDDRFRGVDGTRMVLFLNRKEMARLGVREAEIVSLETVADDNVERRLDGLRVVPYDIPDGCTGAYYPEANGLIPLWQHAEKSKVPAAKSVPVRIVRSGTQAETA; encoded by the coding sequence ATGTCCGAGGTACCCAAGATCACGACTTATACCGGCGCTGCCGGCGGCTGGGGTTCCGTCAAGTCGCTCCTGCGCCAGGCGAAGGAAAACGGCCGCCCCGCCTCGGTCATCCGCGGTCTCGCCCTGCAGAACAAGCCGGATGGCTTCGCCTGCGTCAGCTGCGCCTGGGCCAAGCCTGCCAAGCCCCACCCGGCCGAGTTCTGCGAGAACGGCGCCAAGGCCACCTTCTGGGAGCTGACGCCGGATCGCGCCACGCCGGAGCTCTTCGCCAAACATACGGTGGAGGAGATGAAGGGCTGGGACGACTATACTCTCGAACGCACCGGGCGACTGACCCATCCGATGCGCTACGACGCCGCAACCGACCGCTATGTCGAGACGAGCTGGGAGGACGCCTTCCGCGCCATTGGCCGCGAGCTGAAGGAGATCCGTGCGCAGGATCCCAAACGTACCGTCTTCTACGCCTCCGGCCGCGCCTCGCTTGAAACCTCCTACATGTATGCGCTGATGGCGCGGCTCTACGGCAACAACAACCTGCCCGACAGTTCCAACATGTGCCATGAATCGACCTCGGTCGGTCTGGCGGAAAGCATCGGCCAGCCAGTTGGCAGCGTCCGGCTTTCGGATTTCGACCAGGCTGACGCCATGTTCTTCTTCGGCCAGAACCCGGGCTCCAACAGCCCTCGCATGCTGCACCAGTTGCAGGAAGCCGTGCAGCGCGGCGCCCGCATCGTCACCTTCAACCCCCTGAAGGAGCGCGGGCTCGAGCGGTTCGTCAATCCGCAAAGCCCGCTGCAGATGACCGTGGAACATGCCACGGAGATTTCCTGCCAATATCATCAGGTCAAGGCCGGCGGCGATATCGCGGCCATTGTCGGCATGGCGAAGGCGGTGATCGAGGCGGACGATGTCGACCTCGCCAAGGGCGGTTCGGGCGTACTCGACCGTGAGTTCCTGGCCGAGCACACGCAAGGGGCACAGGCCTTCATCGACTATGTCCGGGCGCAGGAGTGGTCCGAGCTCGAACGGGAATCCGGCCTGCCGCGTGCCGCCATGACCGAGGCCGCCGGCGTTTACCTGACCTCCAAGGCGGTGATGGGTATCTACGGCATGGGGCTCACCCAGCACAAGCGCGGCGTCGAGACCGTGCAGGTGCTCGTCAACCTCCTGATGCTGCGCGGCAATCTCGGCCGGGATGGCGCAGGCATCTGTCCGGTGCGCGGCCATTCCAACGTCCAGGGCCAGCGCACGGTCGGCATTGCCGAAAAGGCCCATCTCGTGCCTCTCGATAGGCTCGCCGAACTCTATGATTTCGAGCCGCCGCGCGAGGATGGCCTGTCGACCGTGGACGCCTGCCAGGGCATCATCGACGGCACGGTGGATGCCTTTATCGGCCTTGGCGGCAATTTCCTGCGCGCCGTTCCCGAACAGCGGCTTATGGAGGAGCACTGGCCGAAGATGCGGCTCACCGTCCAAGTGGCGACCAAGCTCAATCGCGGCCATCTCTTCAACGGCCGCGTCGCCTATCTCCTGCCCTGCCTCGGCCGCACCGAGATCGACCGGCAGGCGACGGGGCCGCAGACGGTGAGCATGGAAGACAGCACCTCCTGCTTCCATGGCTCGCGCGGCTTCCACGAGCCGGCCTCGCCGCATCTTCTCTCCGAGCCGCGGATCGTCGCCGAACTCGCCAAATCCTGCCTGGAGCCGAACCCGAAGGTCCCGTGGGACGGCTGGGTTGCGAATTACGCCACGGCGCGCGACGCCATCGAGGCGACCTATCCGGATCTCTTCAAGGACTTCAACGCCCGTATGCACACGCCCGGAGGCATGGAAAAGCCGTTGCCGGTGCGCGACCGAATCTGGAAGACCGAGAGCGGCAAGGCGGAATTCAAGCTGCCGGGCGCGCTTTCGGCAAGCTTTGCCGAAGACGGGCCGGACGTGCTCCGGTTGATGACGTTGCGCTCCAACGACCAGTTCAACACCACCGTCTATGGCTATGACGACCGCTTCCGCGGCGTGGACGGCACCCGTATGGTGCTCTTCCTCAACCGAAAGGAAATGGCCCGGCTCGGCGTCCGCGAGGCCGAGATCGTCTCTCTCGAAACGGTGGCGGACGACAATGTCGAGCGTCGGCTCGACGGGCTTCGCGTCGTGCCCTATGACATTCCGGACGGCTGCACCGGCGCCTATTATCCGGAAGCCAACGGCCTCATCCCGCTCTGGCAGCATGCGGAAAAGAGCAAGGTACCCGCCGCCAAATCCGTCCCCGTCCGCATCGTCCGATCCGGCACGCAGGCGGAGACGGCCTGA
- a CDS encoding Ku protein → MTRRASWKGTLKFRSISCEVGLYSALSSTEKISFNIINRKTGHRVERQFVDSETGKPVERDDQIKGYALDNGDYITIEGDELAALMPENDKTITLKRFLPLEAVDTLYFDRPYHLAPVGDHDGETMAALARAMAADGMAAIGEAILFRRNRTLLIRPQGDTLVATTLNFDYEVRSAKTAFKSIPDVKMDDEMLDLAGHIIATKSGRFDPHAYTDRYNDALTELVQAKIAGKTLPKRKVEKRDNIVDLKEALRRSVEAGGKTGKSGKGGRSAAATSRKAG, encoded by the coding sequence ATGACGCGGCGGGCGAGTTGGAAGGGGACGTTGAAGTTTCGGTCGATCTCCTGCGAGGTCGGGCTCTATTCGGCGCTGTCGTCCACCGAGAAGATCTCCTTCAATATCATCAACCGCAAGACCGGCCATCGGGTCGAGCGGCAGTTCGTCGACAGCGAAACCGGTAAGCCGGTCGAGCGGGACGACCAGATCAAGGGCTATGCGCTCGACAATGGCGATTACATCACCATCGAGGGCGATGAACTGGCCGCGCTGATGCCGGAGAACGACAAGACGATCACGCTCAAGCGCTTCTTGCCGCTCGAAGCCGTCGACACGCTCTATTTCGACAGGCCCTATCACCTCGCACCCGTCGGCGATCATGATGGAGAGACCATGGCGGCGCTTGCCCGCGCCATGGCCGCCGATGGCATGGCGGCGATCGGCGAGGCGATCCTTTTCCGCCGCAACCGGACGCTCCTGATCCGCCCGCAGGGCGACACGCTGGTCGCGACCACGCTCAATTTCGACTACGAGGTCCGCTCGGCCAAGACCGCCTTCAAGTCCATTCCCGACGTCAAGATGGATGACGAGATGCTGGATCTCGCCGGGCATATCATCGCGACCAAGTCCGGCCGCTTCGATCCTCATGCCTATACCGATCGCTACAATGACGCGCTGACCGAGCTGGTGCAGGCCAAGATTGCCGGCAAGACGCTGCCGAAGCGCAAGGTCGAGAAGCGCGACAACATCGTCGATTTGAAGGAGGCGCTGCGCCGCAGCGTGGAGGCGGGCGGCAAGACGGGCAAGAGCGGGAAGGGCGGCAGGAGCGCGGCCGCCACAAGCCGCAAGGCGGGCTGA